From one Pseudactinotalea sp. HY158 genomic stretch:
- a CDS encoding sensor histidine kinase, with the protein MPARSPTGAPSPTDAPPIVPVVTRRRAPQRLWSAPFTSRAWRDLGTELLILLTAPFGFAYAVLCACLTAALAPTVAGLYLPGWLVLGARGWGGMFRGYARLLGTEIAHPLPRRRGHGFWRGLANTIGDGAGWRAVLFLVIALPLAIVSAVLVLVFLVVAAGLLTYWFWYRFLPAQQAADGTWHRGSLWWDGTPMDTTSSFIACGVAGIVLWFLWPQLARGFAAAWAGLAAVLLGPTRSSLRVAALESSRGRTVADADTKLRWIERDLHDGTQARLVALAMQLGEATELLESDPAQGRDLVAEAHAATKDTLVELRELARGIRPPALEAGLAVAVETLSSRSPLPVTVDIAPDLRPDPPIESIAYFAIAELITNAVKHARASGVYVLAEQRDQTLWLRVRDDGIGGAEPAPPRADGHGTGLAGLRDRVASVDGGLRIESPAGEPTVVTITLPMRVAGR; encoded by the coding sequence ATGCCCGCACGCTCCCCGACCGGCGCACCCTCCCCGACCGACGCGCCGCCGATCGTCCCGGTCGTCACCCGCCGCCGCGCCCCGCAGCGCCTCTGGTCCGCGCCGTTCACCTCGCGGGCCTGGCGCGACCTGGGCACGGAGCTGCTCATCCTGCTCACGGCGCCGTTCGGCTTCGCCTACGCGGTGCTGTGCGCCTGCCTCACGGCCGCGCTCGCCCCGACCGTGGCCGGGCTCTACCTGCCCGGATGGCTCGTGCTCGGCGCCCGCGGCTGGGGCGGGATGTTCCGCGGCTACGCCCGCCTCCTCGGCACCGAGATCGCGCACCCGCTCCCGCGCCGCCGCGGCCACGGCTTCTGGCGGGGCCTGGCGAACACGATCGGCGACGGCGCCGGCTGGCGGGCCGTGCTCTTCCTGGTGATCGCGCTGCCCCTGGCGATCGTCTCCGCGGTGCTCGTGCTCGTGTTCCTCGTCGTCGCGGCCGGCCTGCTCACGTACTGGTTCTGGTACCGCTTCCTGCCCGCCCAGCAGGCCGCGGACGGCACGTGGCACCGGGGCTCGCTCTGGTGGGACGGCACCCCGATGGACACGACGTCATCGTTCATCGCCTGCGGCGTGGCCGGCATCGTGCTCTGGTTCCTGTGGCCCCAGCTCGCCCGCGGATTCGCCGCCGCCTGGGCAGGACTCGCCGCCGTCCTGCTCGGCCCCACCCGCTCGAGCCTGCGGGTGGCCGCCCTCGAATCCTCCCGGGGGCGCACCGTGGCCGATGCGGACACCAAGCTCCGCTGGATCGAACGCGACCTGCACGACGGCACCCAGGCCCGGCTCGTCGCGTTGGCGATGCAGCTCGGGGAGGCGACCGAGCTCCTCGAGAGCGACCCGGCCCAGGGCCGCGACCTCGTGGCCGAGGCGCACGCGGCCACGAAGGACACCCTGGTCGAGCTGCGCGAACTCGCCCGCGGCATCCGCCCGCCCGCGCTCGAGGCCGGCCTCGCGGTCGCCGTCGAGACGCTCTCCTCCCGCAGCCCGCTGCCCGTGACCGTCGACATCGCCCCCGACCTGCGCCCGGACCCGCCGATCGAGTCGATCGCCTACTTCGCGATCGCCGAGCTGATCACGAACGCGGTCAAGCACGCGCGTGCGAGCGGCGTCTACGTGCTCGCGGAGCAGCGGGACCAGACCCTGTGGCTGCGGGTGCGGGACGACGGCATCGGCGGCGCCGAACCGGCCCCGCCCCGCGCGGACGGCCACGGCACCGGCCTCGCCGGCCTGCGCGACCGGGTGGCCTCGGTCGACGGCGGCCTGCGGATCGAGAGCCCCGCCGGGGAGCCGACCGTCGTCACGATCACACTGCCGATGCGGGTGGCCGGGCGGTGA
- a CDS encoding response regulator transcription factor has translation MRIAIAEDSAILRDGLTSLLTRRGHEVVAAVDNGTQLEAAIEARADAGTPCDVAVIDVRMPPTFTDEGLRTALRIRERHPEHGVLLFSQYVETRYATELLQGNARAIGYLLKDRVADVSEFIDALERITAGHTVLDPEVVSQLLRATPERAALERLTPREREVLEQMALGRSNSAIAAALFLSAGAVEKNISSIFAKLDLPTDDAAHRRVLAVVRYLQR, from the coding sequence ATGAGGATCGCGATCGCCGAGGACTCGGCCATCCTGCGCGACGGGCTCACCTCGCTGCTCACCCGCCGCGGGCACGAGGTCGTGGCCGCGGTCGACAACGGCACGCAGCTCGAGGCGGCCATCGAGGCCCGCGCCGACGCCGGCACCCCGTGCGACGTCGCGGTGATCGACGTGCGCATGCCCCCCACCTTCACCGACGAGGGCCTGCGCACCGCGCTGCGGATCCGCGAGCGCCACCCCGAGCACGGTGTGCTGCTCTTCTCCCAATACGTCGAGACCCGCTACGCCACCGAGCTGCTGCAGGGCAACGCCCGCGCGATCGGCTACCTGCTCAAGGATCGGGTGGCCGACGTGAGCGAGTTCATCGACGCCCTCGAGCGGATCACCGCCGGGCACACCGTGCTCGATCCCGAGGTCGTGAGCCAGCTCCTGCGCGCCACCCCCGAACGCGCCGCCCTCGAACGCCTCACCCCCCGCGAACGCGAGGTGCTCGAGCAGATGGCCCTCGGCCGCTCGAACTCCGCGATCGCCGCCGCCCTGTTCCTCTCCGCCGGCGCCGTGGAGAAGAACATCTCCTCGATCTTCGCCAAGCTCGATCTGCCCACGGACGACGCCGCTCACCGCCGCGTGCTCGCCGTCGTCCGCTACCTCCAGCGCTGA
- a CDS encoding acyltransferase family protein, giving the protein MATASPPVSLRPHRLPAPAHPAAAPAQPAQSASSGRRRARDPFVDLVRALGTLAVVAVHWLMPQVAWDGTALTIGNALATGPGWLLTWVLQVLPLLFFAAGAAAGLGRRESVGITLRRRLPRLLTPVLAFALTWAGVALLLPAVGVPGAAVAQAVRIVPQPLWFLGVYGALLLLTPALRALVVRLGWAAPLVLLPLPVIVDLLRFSGAAPQLAWLNLLAVWAVPFTAGLAYALLPERRPGARAWWIVAALALSAALVLLAAGPYPLSLIGMPGEAISNLSPPTLLALAHAILLTAVALALRGPFVRLATGPLRRLVGWVSARSMTIYVWHLSAMFVVLGVGLLGLGLEVPPAWSAAWWWQWPLWCAAAAWVLRGLARIYHRFELMPARRPVPVVFAPPTSVMIVGPENRPR; this is encoded by the coding sequence GTGGCCACCGCCTCCCCGCCCGTCTCCCTACGACCGCACCGCCTCCCCGCCCCGGCGCATCCGGCCGCGGCCCCTGCCCAACCCGCCCAGTCGGCCTCATCCGGTCGGCGCCGCGCCCGCGATCCGTTCGTCGACCTCGTGCGGGCCCTCGGCACGCTCGCCGTCGTGGCCGTGCACTGGCTCATGCCGCAGGTCGCCTGGGACGGCACCGCCCTGACGATCGGCAACGCGCTCGCGACCGGCCCGGGCTGGCTCCTCACGTGGGTGCTCCAGGTGCTGCCGCTGCTGTTCTTCGCCGCGGGCGCGGCGGCCGGGCTGGGCCGGAGGGAATCGGTCGGGATCACGCTCCGTCGGCGCCTGCCTCGATTATTGACGCCGGTGCTCGCCTTCGCGCTCACGTGGGCCGGCGTAGCACTCCTCCTGCCGGCCGTGGGCGTGCCCGGGGCCGCCGTGGCGCAGGCGGTGCGGATCGTGCCGCAGCCGCTGTGGTTCCTCGGCGTCTACGGGGCGCTGCTCCTGCTCACGCCCGCGCTCCGGGCGCTCGTGGTCCGGCTCGGTTGGGCGGCACCCCTCGTACTCCTGCCGCTGCCGGTCATCGTGGATCTGCTCCGGTTCTCCGGCGCGGCGCCGCAGCTGGCCTGGCTCAACCTGCTCGCGGTGTGGGCCGTGCCCTTCACGGCGGGGCTGGCCTATGCGCTGCTGCCGGAGCGCCGTCCAGGGGCGCGTGCCTGGTGGATCGTCGCGGCACTCGCGCTGTCGGCCGCGCTCGTGCTGCTCGCGGCCGGCCCCTACCCGCTCAGCCTCATCGGCATGCCGGGCGAGGCGATCTCGAACCTGAGCCCGCCCACGCTCCTGGCCCTCGCCCACGCGATCCTCCTGACCGCCGTCGCGCTCGCCCTGCGCGGACCGTTCGTGCGCCTCGCCACCGGGCCGCTGCGGCGCCTCGTGGGCTGGGTGAGCGCGCGGTCGATGACGATCTACGTGTGGCATCTGAGTGCGATGTTCGTGGTGCTCGGGGTCGGGCTGCTCGGGCTCGGGCTGGAGGTGCCGCCCGCGTGGAGCGCCGCCTGGTGGTGGCAGTGGCCGCTGTGGTGCGCGGCCGCCGCGTGGGTCCTGCGCGGCCTCGCGCGGATCTACCACCGGTTCGAGCTCATGCCGGCCCGCCGGCCCGTCCCCGTGGTGTTCGCCCCACCCACGTCGGTCATGATCGTCGGCCCGGAGAACCGGCCGCGCTGA
- a CDS encoding sugar-binding transcriptional regulator: MATEEVGSGGGSDREDARLALMTKVAKLYYEARMRQPEIAERLGLSQSRVSRLVREAHDHGIVRTVVLSPKGLRSDLEAEMIARFDLLDAVVAEPASTDDYAVMSAVGSAGATYLEATLNSSDRVGVSSWSSTLLAAVNLMVPRPRSPMAGAVVQVIGGVGRPDVQVQANRLAERLAQVAGAEPKFFPTPGLVGSRQTRDAMMTDRYLAGVTDEWRGITTLLAGIGTVRPSSLLASSGAAVDDHDVAELTGLGAVGDICLRFFDAQGAAVRSSIDERVLGIDSTQLLGIPRRIAMAVGHRKVEAIRGALLGGWANIMITDVATAREVLGD; the protein is encoded by the coding sequence GTGGCAACCGAGGAAGTCGGATCGGGCGGTGGCTCGGACCGTGAGGACGCCCGGCTCGCCCTCATGACCAAGGTGGCCAAGCTCTACTACGAGGCCCGCATGCGGCAGCCGGAGATCGCCGAGCGGCTGGGACTGTCCCAGTCCCGTGTCTCCCGCCTCGTGCGGGAGGCGCACGACCACGGGATCGTACGCACCGTCGTCCTCTCCCCGAAAGGCCTGCGCTCGGATCTCGAGGCGGAGATGATCGCGCGCTTCGACCTGCTCGACGCGGTCGTGGCCGAGCCCGCCAGCACCGACGACTATGCGGTCATGTCCGCCGTGGGGTCGGCCGGTGCGACGTACCTCGAGGCGACCCTCAACAGCTCCGACCGGGTCGGGGTCTCGTCCTGGTCCTCGACCCTGCTCGCCGCCGTCAATCTCATGGTTCCCCGGCCGCGCTCGCCGATGGCCGGCGCGGTCGTCCAGGTCATCGGGGGCGTGGGGCGCCCGGACGTGCAGGTGCAGGCGAACCGCCTGGCCGAACGCCTGGCGCAGGTGGCCGGTGCCGAGCCCAAGTTCTTTCCCACTCCCGGGCTCGTCGGCTCCCGCCAGACCCGGGACGCGATGATGACCGATCGCTACCTCGCCGGAGTCACCGACGAATGGCGCGGCATCACCACGCTGCTGGCCGGGATCGGCACTGTGCGTCCGTCCTCGTTGCTCGCCTCCTCGGGGGCCGCGGTCGACGATCATGACGTCGCCGAACTGACCGGCCTCGGGGCGGTCGGGGACATCTGCCTGCGGTTCTTCGACGCGCAGGGCGCCGCGGTGCGTTCGAGCATCGACGAGCGGGTGCTCGGCATCGACTCCACCCAGTTGCTCGGCATCCCCCGCCGGATCGCCATGGCCGTGGGGCACCGCAAGGTCGAGGCGATCCGAGGTGCGTTGCTCGGTGGCTGGGCGAACATCATGATCACCGACGTGGCCACCGCCCGCGAGGTGCTGGGCGACTGA
- a CDS encoding transketolase, with amino-acid sequence MLSVDEAQVARWRGLRDEISRAAAAEKVSLLAAEATRHRADNLRTIDAAQQGHIGGDMSITDVLTTLYYAVLDIDPGDPDADGRDRLVLSKGHCAAALYTVLSSCGYFSPSELPTFMAPLSPLNGHPNRLKVPGVEANTGPLGHGLPIATGIAKAAKLRGASNRVFVLLGDGELQEGSNWEAFMAASHFKLDNLVAVVDRNRLQQGARTEDTNSLDPLPERLSAFGWEVREIDGHDFTQLLAAFTPSTSGRPVAVVAHTIKGKGISFMEDDVAWHHKVPSPEQVEAALKELV; translated from the coding sequence ATGCTAAGCGTCGACGAAGCGCAGGTAGCCCGCTGGCGAGGACTCCGCGACGAGATCTCCCGGGCCGCCGCCGCCGAGAAGGTGAGCCTTCTCGCCGCGGAGGCCACCCGCCACCGTGCCGACAACCTCCGGACCATCGATGCCGCCCAGCAGGGCCACATCGGTGGAGACATGTCGATCACCGACGTGCTCACGACCCTCTACTACGCCGTGCTCGACATCGACCCGGGCGACCCCGACGCGGACGGTCGCGACCGCCTCGTGCTCTCCAAGGGGCACTGCGCGGCGGCCCTGTACACGGTGCTCTCCTCGTGCGGCTACTTCTCGCCGTCCGAGCTCCCCACGTTCATGGCCCCCCTCTCGCCCCTCAACGGCCACCCGAACCGCCTCAAGGTGCCGGGGGTCGAGGCGAACACCGGCCCGCTCGGGCACGGTCTGCCGATCGCCACCGGCATCGCCAAGGCGGCCAAGCTGCGCGGCGCCTCGAACCGGGTGTTCGTGCTGCTGGGCGACGGCGAACTGCAGGAGGGCAGCAACTGGGAGGCCTTCATGGCCGCCTCCCACTTCAAGCTGGACAATCTCGTCGCGGTGGTCGACCGGAACCGCCTCCAGCAGGGCGCCCGCACCGAGGACACGAACTCCCTCGACCCGCTGCCCGAGCGCCTGAGCGCCTTCGGCTGGGAGGTCCGCGAGATCGACGGGCACGACTTCACCCAGCTTCTCGCCGCATTCACCCCCTCGACGAGCGGCCGTCCCGTCGCGGTCGTCGCCCACACGATCAAGGGCAAGGGCATCTCCTTCATGGAGGACGACGTCGCCTGGCATCACAAGGTCCCCTCGCCCGAGCAGGTCGAGGCCGCACTGAAGGAACTGGTATGA
- a CDS encoding transketolase family protein → MSTATPTKAPVYDNREAFADELCALAREDERIVVVCNDSVGSSKLGGFREEFGPRLVNVGIAEQNMVGVGAGLANGGLVPFVSSAAPFLTGRSLEQVKADIAYSQYPVILCGQSTGMAYGELGPTHHSVEDLSWLRALPGLDIVVPADRAETRQAVRLAAARPGPTYIRVGRFKVPDVTPEGHVLERGRWSILREGADVALVATGTMVHGALVAAETLAASGIEATVVNAAYIAPLDLDLLDELAGRVEAIVSVEEATLSGGLGAAVASRIAQRPTTRPAVRLLGVHDEFAPTGSNEFLLDYFGLTPEKIVEASTEALRHA, encoded by the coding sequence ATGAGCACCGCCACCCCCACCAAGGCCCCCGTCTACGACAACCGCGAGGCGTTCGCCGACGAACTCTGCGCCCTCGCCCGCGAGGACGAGCGCATCGTCGTCGTCTGCAACGACTCGGTCGGATCCAGCAAGCTCGGCGGCTTCCGCGAGGAGTTCGGGCCGCGGCTGGTCAACGTCGGCATCGCCGAGCAGAACATGGTCGGCGTCGGCGCCGGCCTGGCCAACGGCGGCCTGGTGCCGTTCGTCAGCAGCGCCGCGCCGTTCCTCACGGGCCGCTCCCTCGAGCAGGTCAAGGCCGACATCGCCTACAGCCAGTACCCGGTGATCCTCTGCGGCCAGAGCACCGGCATGGCCTACGGCGAACTCGGCCCGACCCACCACTCCGTGGAGGACCTCTCGTGGCTGCGCGCGCTGCCCGGCCTCGACATCGTCGTGCCCGCGGACCGCGCCGAGACCCGCCAGGCGGTGCGCCTGGCCGCCGCCCGGCCCGGCCCCACCTACATCCGCGTGGGCCGCTTCAAGGTCCCCGACGTCACCCCCGAGGGCCACGTGCTCGAACGCGGGCGCTGGAGCATCCTGCGGGAGGGCGCCGACGTCGCACTCGTGGCGACCGGAACGATGGTCCACGGTGCACTCGTCGCCGCCGAGACCCTCGCCGCCTCCGGCATCGAGGCGACCGTCGTCAACGCCGCCTACATCGCCCCCCTGGACCTCGACCTCCTCGACGAGCTCGCCGGCCGGGTCGAGGCGATCGTGTCGGTGGAGGAGGCGACCCTCTCCGGTGGACTCGGGGCCGCGGTCGCGAGCCGCATCGCCCAGCGCCCCACGACCCGTCCGGCCGTGCGCCTGCTCGGCGTCCACGACGAGTTCGCCCCGACCGGATCGAACGAGTTCCTCCTCGACTACTTCGGCCTCACGCCGGAGAAGATCGTCGAGGCGAGCACCGAGGCCCTGCGCCATGCCTAG
- a CDS encoding FGGY family carbohydrate kinase: MPSTGYVLAIDQGTSSTKAVVVTADGRVRAGASVPLTAESPRPGWVEQDPDRVLASVVEAARATAESVGHPPVALALSSQRESALAWDPHGEPCSPVIGWQDRRTSSRAEELAEDADDVRRRTGLPLDPMFSALKFEWILDRWDADRTRARAGDLRLGTVDSFLMRRLTGTDQIELGNAGRTQVLNIDTAHWDDALCDLFSIPPQSLPPLARSNAAPRLTEEIFPGATGVPVAAVLGDSHAALFAHAARDPEAVKVTYGTGSSIMGLTSGPVEAETGLARTIAWDTGTPARAFEGNILATGATLVWLSSILDRSPVELAALARTVPDSGGVDLVPAFAGLGAPWWDTRAVGLISGFDLGATTAHLARAALESIPLQIEDVLTRADSVAGRRPRVYVDGGPAGNDWLMQRQADLSDRTVVRPASTGLSGIGAAYLAGLTVDLWDEAALRGLAIESDSFDPAPTAADHDRRRQWARALDRSRHEPSGHRQ; this comes from the coding sequence ATGCCTAGCACGGGGTACGTTCTGGCGATCGACCAGGGCACCAGCTCGACGAAGGCGGTCGTGGTCACGGCGGACGGTCGCGTGCGCGCCGGCGCCAGCGTGCCCCTGACCGCCGAGAGCCCCCGGCCGGGCTGGGTGGAGCAGGACCCGGACCGGGTGCTCGCGAGCGTCGTCGAGGCGGCGCGGGCCACGGCCGAGAGCGTCGGGCACCCGCCGGTCGCGCTCGCCCTGAGCAGCCAGCGTGAGTCCGCGCTCGCGTGGGATCCCCACGGCGAGCCGTGCTCGCCCGTCATCGGCTGGCAGGACCGGCGCACCTCCTCCCGCGCCGAGGAACTGGCCGAGGACGCCGACGACGTCCGCCGGCGCACCGGGCTCCCCCTCGACCCGATGTTCTCCGCGCTCAAGTTCGAGTGGATCCTCGATCGCTGGGACGCGGATCGCACACGGGCACGGGCGGGCGACCTGCGCCTGGGGACCGTCGACTCCTTCCTCATGCGGCGCCTGACCGGCACCGATCAGATCGAGCTCGGCAACGCCGGCCGCACCCAGGTGCTCAACATCGACACGGCGCACTGGGACGACGCCCTGTGCGACCTGTTCTCGATCCCTCCGCAGTCACTGCCCCCGCTCGCCCGCTCGAACGCCGCTCCGCGGCTGACCGAGGAGATCTTCCCGGGCGCGACCGGGGTGCCCGTGGCAGCCGTGCTCGGCGACTCCCACGCCGCGCTCTTCGCGCACGCGGCCCGCGACCCCGAGGCCGTCAAGGTCACCTACGGGACCGGCTCGTCGATCATGGGCCTGACCTCCGGCCCGGTCGAGGCGGAGACCGGCCTCGCGCGCACGATCGCGTGGGACACCGGCACGCCGGCCCGCGCCTTCGAGGGAAACATCCTCGCCACGGGGGCCACGCTCGTGTGGCTGAGCTCGATCCTCGATCGGTCCCCCGTCGAACTCGCCGCACTCGCCCGGACCGTCCCGGACTCCGGCGGAGTGGATCTCGTGCCCGCGTTCGCCGGACTCGGCGCACCGTGGTGGGACACCCGGGCGGTCGGGCTCATCAGCGGCTTCGACCTCGGCGCCACGACGGCGCACCTCGCCCGCGCCGCGCTCGAATCCATCCCGCTCCAGATCGAGGACGTCCTGACCCGAGCGGATTCGGTGGCGGGACGCCGGCCCCGCGTCTACGTCGACGGCGGCCCCGCCGGGAACGACTGGCTCATGCAGCGCCAGGCGGACCTGAGCGATCGCACCGTCGTGCGGCCCGCGAGCACGGGCCTGTCCGGCATCGGCGCCGCGTACCTCGCGGGCCTGACCGTCGACCTCTGGGACGAGGCCGCCCTGCGGGGGCTCGCAATCGAGTCCGACAGCTTCGACCCGGCACCGACCGCGGCCGACCACGACCGACGCCGGCAGTGGGCACGCGCACTCGACCGATCCCGCCACGAACCCTCCGGGCACCGACAGTAA
- a CDS encoding SDR family NAD(P)-dependent oxidoreductase, with protein MPSTDFSALFAGHFTGRRVVVMGGARGIGADIGEGFARAGASVLLTDLTPAVLDTASALNETGLDVTGLVADATDEDDVAGVFAHVRSEWGSLDVLVNNAGIITISRLEETSTEDFAKVLAVNTTAQFLAAREALSLLRAAGGGSILNAASGQAREGFIFTPSYAASKFGVMGMTQSLAKELAPENIRVNAYCPGIVETEMWEYNDREWGRLIGGYEPGEYIRNAIESIPLGRAASGADIAHALMFLASDAGTYITGQALNIDGGMFMN; from the coding sequence ATGCCAAGCACCGACTTCTCCGCGCTCTTCGCGGGACACTTCACCGGCAGGCGAGTCGTCGTCATGGGCGGCGCCCGCGGGATCGGGGCCGACATCGGCGAGGGGTTCGCCCGGGCCGGGGCCAGCGTGCTCCTGACCGACCTGACCCCCGCCGTCCTCGACACGGCTTCGGCCCTGAACGAGACCGGGCTCGACGTGACCGGCCTCGTGGCCGATGCCACGGACGAGGACGACGTCGCCGGCGTCTTCGCGCACGTGCGGTCCGAGTGGGGCTCGCTCGACGTCCTGGTCAACAATGCCGGCATCATCACGATCAGCCGCCTCGAGGAGACGAGTACCGAGGACTTCGCCAAGGTGCTCGCCGTCAACACGACGGCCCAGTTCCTCGCCGCCCGCGAGGCGCTGTCGCTGCTCCGGGCCGCGGGCGGGGGCAGCATCCTCAACGCCGCCTCCGGCCAGGCACGTGAGGGCTTCATCTTCACCCCGAGCTACGCCGCCTCGAAGTTCGGCGTCATGGGCATGACACAGTCGCTCGCCAAGGAGCTCGCCCCCGAGAACATCCGTGTCAACGCCTATTGCCCGGGCATCGTCGAGACGGAGATGTGGGAGTACAACGACCGCGAATGGGGTCGCCTCATCGGCGGCTACGAGCCCGGCGAGTACATCCGCAACGCCATCGAATCGATCCCCCTCGGCCGCGCCGCCTCCGGTGCGGACATCGCGCACGCCCTCATGTTCCTCGCCTCCGACGCCGGTACGTACATCACCGGACAGGCGCTGAACATCGACGGCGGCATGTTCATGAACTGA
- a CDS encoding ABC transporter permease, with amino-acid sequence MSTTIDTTPTTQATGRPTPHWYTRLTGSGGAFVGLAALFVVLSLTTPGFFSSSNLLNVLDQATVLSVIAVGATAVIITGGIDLSVGSVLALSTMVLGWLSHDGGFPMWIAILAALATGALAGLANGLGVTLGKLPPFIATLAMFSIARGLANLITDGRQIIGYPDWFFQLSSNRYIGVLSVTVLVMIVTFAIGGIYLKRRPGGRSLYAIGGGKDVARLAGLKVKKITTMTYVWAGLLAGLGGVILATRLNSSQPSAGTGLELDVIAAVVIGGASLNGGTGRIAGTIAGVFIMGMLRNGLNLLGVSPFLQQIFIGLVIALAVMADVLQRRTK; translated from the coding sequence ATGTCTACAACGATCGACACCACCCCCACGACCCAGGCCACCGGCCGGCCGACACCGCATTGGTACACCCGGCTCACGGGATCCGGCGGAGCCTTCGTCGGCCTCGCCGCACTCTTCGTCGTCCTGTCGCTGACGACCCCCGGCTTCTTCAGCAGCTCGAACCTGCTCAACGTGCTCGACCAGGCGACCGTGCTCTCGGTCATCGCCGTCGGCGCCACGGCCGTCATCATCACCGGCGGGATCGACCTCTCGGTCGGCTCCGTGCTCGCCCTGAGCACGATGGTGCTCGGCTGGCTCAGCCACGACGGCGGCTTCCCGATGTGGATCGCCATCCTCGCGGCCCTGGCCACCGGCGCCCTCGCCGGACTGGCGAACGGCCTGGGCGTCACCCTCGGAAAGCTCCCGCCGTTCATCGCGACCCTCGCGATGTTCTCGATCGCACGCGGGCTCGCCAACCTCATCACCGACGGCCGCCAGATCATCGGCTACCCGGACTGGTTCTTCCAGCTGTCCTCGAACCGCTACATCGGCGTGCTCTCCGTGACGGTGCTCGTCATGATCGTCACGTTCGCCATCGGCGGGATCTACCTCAAGCGCCGCCCCGGCGGCCGCTCCCTCTACGCCATCGGCGGCGGGAAGGACGTCGCCCGGCTGGCCGGGCTCAAGGTCAAGAAGATCACGACCATGACCTACGTCTGGGCGGGCCTGCTCGCCGGGCTCGGCGGGGTCATCCTCGCGACCCGACTCAACTCCTCCCAGCCGTCCGCGGGCACGGGCCTGGAGCTCGACGTGATCGCCGCGGTCGTCATCGGCGGCGCGAGCCTCAACGGCGGCACCGGCCGGATCGCCGGAACCATCGCGGGCGTGTTCATCATGGGCATGCTCCGCAACGGCCTCAACCTCCTCGGGGTCTCCCCGTTCCTGCAGCAGATCTTCATCGGCCTCGTCATCGCCCTGGCCGTCATGGCCGACGTCCTCCAGCGCCGCACGAAGTAG
- a CDS encoding substrate-binding domain-containing protein, with protein MNLRSRASRALIAGIAGITLLGGCALTQAGESDDTISIGLAVANQQADFFNQIREAVQARGAEDGVEVILSDAGGDANRQVSQIQDFITQKVDAIIYIPAGATAASVPIRDAHEAGIPVVTVDRNPEEEPGDTFIATDSVAAAKALGDWVVEQTGGEGRLGVIQGQIGTTPEIARNKGFEEALEGSDITEVARQASQGWHQDEGFNIAQDMLQANPDIDIIFGRADALALGAAEAARAAGYSPEDILIVGFDGDVAGLEAVRDGVIDATVTQQTQLMGGLAFDSAIKLIDGKDVPAEQLQEGIVTTPENVEPFIEQHP; from the coding sequence ATGAACCTCAGGTCCCGCGCCTCGCGCGCACTCATCGCCGGAATCGCCGGCATCACGCTCCTCGGCGGCTGCGCCCTGACCCAGGCCGGCGAGAGCGACGACACGATCAGCATCGGCCTGGCCGTGGCCAACCAGCAGGCGGACTTCTTCAACCAGATCCGCGAGGCCGTGCAGGCCCGGGGCGCCGAGGACGGCGTCGAGGTGATCCTCTCCGACGCCGGCGGCGACGCGAACCGGCAGGTGAGCCAGATCCAGGACTTCATCACCCAGAAGGTCGACGCGATCATCTACATCCCGGCCGGCGCCACCGCCGCGTCCGTCCCGATCCGCGATGCGCACGAAGCCGGCATCCCCGTGGTGACGGTCGACCGCAACCCGGAGGAGGAACCGGGCGACACGTTCATCGCGACGGACAGCGTCGCCGCGGCCAAGGCCCTCGGTGACTGGGTCGTCGAGCAGACCGGCGGCGAGGGCAGACTCGGGGTCATCCAGGGCCAGATCGGCACCACCCCCGAGATCGCCCGAAACAAGGGCTTCGAGGAGGCCCTCGAGGGATCCGACATCACCGAGGTCGCCCGTCAGGCCTCGCAGGGATGGCACCAGGACGAGGGCTTCAACATCGCCCAGGACATGCTCCAGGCCAACCCCGACATCGACATCATCTTCGGCCGCGCCGACGCCCTCGCCCTGGGGGCCGCCGAGGCCGCCCGCGCCGCCGGCTACAGCCCGGAGGACATCCTCATCGTCGGGTTCGACGGCGACGTCGCGGGCCTCGAGGCGGTTCGTGACGGCGTCATCGACGCGACCGTGACCCAGCAGACCCAGCTCATGGGCGGCCTCGCCTTCGACTCGGCCATCAAGCTGATCGACGGGAAGGACGTCCCCGCCGAGCAGCTCCAGGAAGGCATCGTCACGACACCCGAGAACGTCGAGCCCTTCATCGAACAGCACCCGTGA